GGAACAGGCTCTTCGGCGGCGTCCGTGGTATTGGATCGCCACCATCGAGCAAGATATGGATTGCGTCCGGCGCGTCATGGCCCGGTGTTTTGGAGGACTTGATTTGCATCGGTGTGCCGCGCGGGAGAGCGGAGGCGACCTCGGCCTTAACCCGTTCCAGATAGTCTTCGACCTCTGAGGTCTTTGCGGTCATGTAGCTTGTTTTCGGGATGCGGGCGTTGCCGAATTGCCTCCGGAAATCCCGGAAGTCTCGATAGGCTCTCCGAAACTCGTCGCCGGCGTTCATCGCGTCGAGGATCGCATCATCGACGTCCGATCGAGCGGCAAGGGCCAGGAAGACGGGATCGTCCACCGAGCTATAAGGGCAGGGGACAGACAGGAGTTCCTCGCGCTCGAAGCGGGCGCTGTCGGCGAGCTGGCCTGAACCGTACAGGGCGGCGAAGTAGCGTAAGATCGGCGCGTTCAGGTACTGGATGAGGGCGTTGACGACCTTATCCCGCAGTGTCAATCCGACGTCGGTCTCGGGATCGTAGCGTCCTGCACGCTGCTGTGCCTCGGGCAGGATCGCATTGAACGACGATGAGTAGGCGTGCGGGTCACGCAGGTAGAAGGCCTCGGCCATGCTGCGGGGGACCAGGATCACGTTCCCTGAGAACCGGGCCCGGTAATCCGGATTGGCCTGTTCCAGGGCGTACGGCGTGATCGGCATCAGCTTGACGTCTTTATCTGCACCGTTGGGCCGACGCGAGACGCCGCTATTGGTGGGGCTGGCCCCGCGCGTCATGGCGAGCCTTGAGCGGGTCAGGAAATCACCGAACGTCCGCGACCGCGCACGGGTCCACGTCACGAGCGCGCCGCGCATACGGCGGTCGAGCGCCCGCAGCATGGTCTGTTCGTACCAGCCGCTCGGTCCCGACTGGAGATCTTCGGCGCGAACATACTGCATGTCTGCCTGAGCGAGAAACAGCGCCCAGATATCCCGTTTCTTGCCAAGCGGGAGGGACGTGAGAAGCGGCCGATAGATCGCGACACGATCCGTGCGCTCTGGCGGCCGATTTCTCAGGACGGCGATCATGGCTGGAGCTTGAGCGCCATCGAACAGCTTGCGACGCAGATGAGACAGGTTGCCGATGAAGACCGGCGTCATCGCACGCGCGACGGCGTGAGCGAACCGTCCGGATTTCAGTCCGACCAGTGAGCGCGTGGGCAGCACGAGCGCGATAACCCCGTCGTGTTCGGCCAAGTGCTTCTTGGCGAGCCACACGAACAGGTCCGACATCCGCCCCTGCGCCACGGGCTCTTCGTCTGTGTCGAGACCTTCGGAGAAGTGCGCGGTGGCGGCCTCCTCGCGCTGATTGATCCGGACGTTGGCGCGATCCTTTTGGCCGCCCTTCTGAGACCATGGAGGGTTGCCGATGACGTGCGTGTAGCGCTTTCGATCGACGGCGAGCAGATCGGGCGTCAGGTCGAAGGCGTTCGTACAAAGGATATTCTTGGTGAGATCGGGAAGAAACTTCACGTCCCCTGCAGCGGCGACGAGGTTCTCGATCTGAGCGTTTCCGACGTAGTCGAGGAGCGTCAGGTACAGGCTGAAACGGCAGACATTCGTCGCCTGGGCCTGTTTCTCGGCACCGAAGATGCAGCGCGTCAGGAGATCGTGCGCGCGGTAGATGTGTTCTTGAGACCACCCGCCCTCGGGCGTCGCCCGCTCCATGATCCGGCGGAATGCACCGACCAGGAACACGCCGGACCCGGCCGCCGGATCGATGATCCGAGAGGTGACCGTGAGCGGTGCGGCCTCTTCCATGAGGTCCAGGACGTGATCGGCAAGGTGCGGCGGCGTGTAGAACACACCATCGTCGGCCTTGTCGTTGCCGTCCTCGATCGCGACGAACCGCTCGTAGATCGCGGAGATCGTCTCGGTCCTCAGGACCCTGTAGGAGACGTCGAAGAAGTCGAGTTGCTGTCCCCCGATGGCCTCGACGGTCGTGCCGGCCCTTAGGACGGTGTGGATCAACCGGCAGACCTCGTCCGTCAGCAGCGCGCGCTGGTCCTCAGTGATGGGGAAGACCGAGCCGTTGATCTCGCCGTCGACCGCGTCGAGGGCTTCAAACGCGTCCTGGGCCGTCCACGCGCCCTGCTTTCCATCCGCGCAGACCGCGCTCGCGAACAGGGCGGCTCCTTCGCGGTTGGTCCCAACCTCGCGTAACCATGCCTCGTGGAGGATCCCGCGGTCGATCAGGACGTAGAGGTAGAGGAACCGTCCGATCGCGGCGTTGACGAGGTTCCGCTCGTCCTTGAGCGAGGGGTTCAGGTTCCGAGCGGCGCGGTTGAGCGCCTCGATCGCGTCCACGAGGCGGTTGTCGACGCTCGACTTCAACGCGACGTCGAAGTTCTGCCACGCGATGGAGGATCGCAGACGCGCCGCGGACAGATCGAGGAGCGGCTTCGGCAAGGGGCCGTCATCTTTGAGGACGACGGCTTTCTCGGAGGGCGGCTCGAAGCCGGAACAGATCGTCAGCGTGCCCGGCGAGACGATGATCAGAAACGGGACGACGCCCTGGGTCCAGACTTCCCTGCGGATCCGGCGCACCTGATCGGCATCGGCGGCCGCCGCAAGGTAGACGACCGGGCGCGCTGCGCTCGCCTCGAGGGAACCGGCCAGACCGAACACAGCGGCGATGCCGATCGTCCTGATCGCTTCCCGCACGACATATGAGCGCTGCCCGTCCGCACCTAGGGTGTCGGCGGTGACGAAGGTCTCGCTCTCGGTGTAGCCGAGCTGCTCGCAGATCTCGTTCAGCCGCTGACTTAGGGCGTCGTCGCGCACGGGCGTTTCCGGTTGGGACCGGCGGCCCCATGATCCCGAGATGCTACCGATAAACAGCGGGCGCGACAATCCTAAACCATTGGCGTACAAAGACAAATTGTGGATGGAGAAAAAGCTCAGCGCGCTCAGCGGCTTAGCCGCCATCAGGGCGGCAATTTATGCCAGGATCTGCCATCGCGAGAGCGGCGAAGCCGATGTGAAGACCGTCTCGCCAGCGTGGATGGCGCTCGGTGAGGGCCGGGCGAGCAGGAGCGACCGCATCAGCCTGAGGACGGTGTATGCAAAACTCGGCTTTGCATACACTTGGCCGGACCAACTACGCGCGTGAGCGGATCTAGTTTCAGAACTGTCGGTTCTGTCACGTCGCTGGGTGCAATTGGGTACGACGAAGCGGCTCCGAATGGCTTGTGGCCTCGGTGCTGCTGCTGACAATAGGGACAGAAGCGACAGAAGCCCGGTCACAGGGTCCTACCGACCTGTCGTATCTGAAAGCAGCCCTCCAGAATGGTTCGCGCAGCGGCGGGCAAGTGTTGGATCTCGTTCTGGAGCTCGGCCCGGCAAGCCTCGCGCAACCCTTTTGCGAGGAGGTGGCTTCGTCCGGCGATGCTCACGGCTTTGACGAGCTCGGCTGCCCGGGCAAGCGCTCGGTTCGTATCGCCGGTGGCGATGGTCCGCTGTCCCTGCCCAATCAGGGTGCGAATAAGCCAACACTCCGGCGCTGGGACGGTCACCGGGATGCCTGGACCGAACAGAACGACGGCGCTGACTGCCGCTTTGAAGAGGATAGGCTCTGCGTTGACGGTGCTGACATCGACCCGGACGCGGTCTGCATTCTGAAAGCACGTCGTACGGGTCGGGTCAGCCGAACAGGTCCAGGGCGCGAAGCTCGGATCGACGCCGCATAGCGCTGCATGAATCTTAGCCGTCTGATCAACCGCGCGCAGGGCGACCTGGATCGAGCGCGTTTCCGCGTCGCCGACGGGCTTGCTCAAGGCTGTCGACAGTCGGACCCCAAGGATGCCGCCGTAAGTCTGATACGCGGCCGCGCCGAGCAGAACAGCCGCGTCGGGGAATAGGCCTGCGCGGGCCAGCGCCTCAACCAGCTGTCCTGTCATCCGGTCGGGTCGCGGCATCCCGGCTTCGATCAGGGCGCGAACGGTCGTGGCGCGCTCGGCGCGGACTGCCTTGACCCGTGAGAACCGCGCGATCCGTGACGCGACCGCTGGATCATCAGCGCGCCCAAGGTAGCGGGCGTAGCGCTGTCCTCGATCCCTCCCGCCGAAGACCCTGCGATAGCCTTGGTAGTAGGCGTGTTGGGCGGGGCCGCCCATGCGGCCGGGCCGCATCAGTATGCTGCCGTTCTCGGCAAAATCCGTATCAAACAGGTCGCCGATCCCCTGTTCGAGGAGATCGGCGTACAGCGTGTGCTGGGCGAGCGAGAGCGGTCGTGGCATCGCGGACGGCACTGTATGCAAGTCGCAGATTTGCATACAACGGTCTCGTGCAACGTGTGTGCCTGGCGCGATGTCGGGGTGGGATCTGGCCGCTCGTGCAGAAGCCGGTGAACAGTTCGGCGACCCACAATTGCGGGATCGTGCCTGCCTCGCCCGCGATCCGGGGCTCGGATCTACGGCGGTGGCTGCACGGGGCACACGGGGCTTGGCCGCCTCCGGGTACGACGACACGGCAGATCGGGCAGGTGTGGGTGGTGCCCGTCGCGCAGGCGCGGCAAAGGCGGTGCTCGGGCAGGACCAGGCGATGCCGGCGGCAGATCGTGCAGGTCGCCTTCATCGCTCGGCGATCGGTCTACTATCTCATTGCCAAGACTGCACCGGTGAATGGCGGCAGCGTGATCCACGCCTCTGTCTCGGTCTGTTCGGCAGCCGCGTAGCGCTCGGAGAGGGTCTCGAAGGCGGTTTTGTCCCAAGCAAAACAGTCGATGCGCCGGAAGCCGATGGGCTGGCTGCGGCCGCGTTGGATCTCATCGAGATAGATCGGGTTGGCGACGTAGAGGACGTCCGGCCCTATGGCGACGACGACGCGTTTAAGCGGCTGTCCGTCGCGGCTCGCAATCCTCATGCAACGTCTGCCCGGCGCGGTACTCGGATCCGTGCACGACGTACCGACTAGGACCCGAGCAGACCCGCTACACGAAGCCTTCGTCGATCAGACGGCTACCAGTCGCGGTGATCTCGTGCCGCTGTCCGGATCCGCCGACGACGCGGCACCAGCTCTCCGAGATCAGAACGGGCGTGGGTACGTCCAAGCGCAGTTGATAGGAGAAGCCGCCGTACATGCCTGGCACGGCGAACCAGATCGGCTCAGCCTCCGGCGACAGCTCCAACAACGGCCCGAGTTCTGGCAGTCTGAGGGCGTTCTTGCGTACGAGGTCGGACACGCGGCCTCGAATGATGGCGTGGAAGTGATGCTGCATGGCGGTCAGCACGCCGAGGGGTACGGTACGTCGTAGAACGGGTCGCAGGATCTCGACGATGTCGGAGTGCCCGCAGCGCTCGGCGATGTCGATTGGGCGTTCCCAGCGGGCGTTCTTCAGCATCCGCCAAGCCCCGGCCTCGATGAGTGCGGCACAGACCTCCCGAGGGGCGTGACCGTGGGCGGCGTGATGAAGCGGAGCAAAAGCGCGGAACCGTCCGGCCGGGTGGTGTTCACCAGATCGGCGTGATCGGCCAGCAGCGACAGCGTCTCGGTCCAGTCGTACCGCTCCGCTGCGTCCGCCAAGCGGTGGCGGATTGCGGCACTGGCTTCAGGTAGCGTGCCCGATTTCGTGATGCCATCCCAGACGAGCGACACGGTTCTGGCTCTCCCTCTCAGGGTTCGCACTGTTGAGACGCGTATGCCCGCCTGATCGCCTGTGCCAACTTTGTTTGCCAGCCGAGGGATCCTGGTTCGCTGGCGCGACCGATGACGATGCTGGTCGGTCGTCGCCGTTCAAATCGTCGCCGCCTGAGCTTGTGGCGTGTCACCGACGGGGTCGACATCGATCTGTCTGAGACGCTGTCGGATGAGTTCCTCGCGCGCGGCGACGAATTCCGGCAATGCGCGGACCGACCAGAGGGCGGGATCGTTCGGGATCAAGTGACGACTGCGGAAATCTGCGTCTCGCGTTTGCAGCCACCGATCGAATGGCATGTTGCTCTTCTCGAGGTTCTCGCGCGCGAGAAGAAGCTGAAGGTTCCCGAGGCGGTTCACGCTCGCGAGGATCCGATCGATCTCCGGCGCTGGGATGTTCTGTGCCGCGAGGGCTCTGCGGTCCGCGAGCGAGCGCGGGATGATGTGATCGATATGATGAGGCATCGCGCCCCACGCGTGAGCATCGTAGAGGAGCGACAGGGCCAGGAAGCACGTCCGCTTGCCGTAGCTCGATCCGAGCACGCCTTCGATGTTGCCCTCGTCGAACGCCGCGGCGCGGCCGCGACCGACGAGGACTTCCACGAGCGCCCGTTCCGGGAAATCGCGGCCCGTCTCCAAGGCGGTTTGAAGGGTAGCGCGCGCGATGCCGATCGTCCGGTCGGAACTACCGCCGAACACGCCGTTCAGCAGGCTGCCGAGCAGCCAGCGCTGGATCCGCTTCGCGTTGGCGGCCTCGAATGGGGTCGAACCGTCCAGGCTGCCTCCCCCGATCCTGTGTAGGTAGTAGGCGATGGGCAGCAACGCGTTCAGCGACGTCAGGGTCTCCGCGTCAATGCCGAAGCGATTGACCAAGCGAAGCGTCGCTTCCAGGCTCGCCTTGATCGCACGCCAGTTCGCCTCGATGCGCTCGAGATTGGCGTTGGTGAAGTTGCCGATCTTATATCGCGGATCGAGGTCGCACAGGACGAGGCAGGACTTCATCACGAAATCCTTGTCGAGGCGATTGCGTGCGGTCAGGCCGTCGTTGAGATGATCGACAAAGGCGTAGATTTCCTGCCGCGCGCTGACCCCCTCCCACTGCGCGGTGATCATCGACAGCAGGAGGTCCGATTTGCTCAGCTTCGTCCCGCCGTCGTTCGCACGGATGAAGATGTCGAGCACGCGATCGTAGGATTGGTCCTTCTCGGTGTAGTAGGCGATGACGCCGTCCTTCCACACCGTTCGATAGAGCCGGTCGAGCGTCCGCTCGGCGATCCTCTGCTGCGCGCGCGTCGTCGTGTCGGGCAGCGTGTCGACAATCGCCTCGCGGAGGTGATCGAAGGCGTCGTCGCTGGTGCAATCCAAGATGCGACCAACCTTCATCCAATGGTGTGCCGCGTCGTTGATCGGGTCCTGCTCGAAGAAGCGCAGGCCGTAGGTGACGCCAAGGTCCTCGCCGTCGATCTCCTCTTCCTCGACGGCAGGGTCTTTCAGGAGGTCGATGTACAGGCGCTGCCGGCTCCAGGCGTCCGGGTTGTTGCGTCGTGCATATCGCGCCCGCACCGCGTAGGTCCCGCGCAGGCCGATGAACAGCGACGTCAGACGCTGCTGGCCGTCGAGCACCAGCATGACATCGCGACCATCGGGCTCGGCCAGCTCGTTGTGCGTGCTACCCTGCCGGAAGTTGTCGGCGAACTTGTAGATCTCCCAGTCGGCACGGCGTTCCGGCCGGAT
This window of the Methylobacterium tardum genome carries:
- a CDS encoding HsdM family class I SAM-dependent methyltransferase, with the protein product MRDDALSQRLNEICEQLGYTESETFVTADTLGADGQRSYVVREAIRTIGIAAVFGLAGSLEASAARPVVYLAAAADADQVRRIRREVWTQGVVPFLIIVSPGTLTICSGFEPPSEKAVVLKDDGPLPKPLLDLSAARLRSSIAWQNFDVALKSSVDNRLVDAIEALNRAARNLNPSLKDERNLVNAAIGRFLYLYVLIDRGILHEAWLREVGTNREGAALFASAVCADGKQGAWTAQDAFEALDAVDGEINGSVFPITEDQRALLTDEVCRLIHTVLRAGTTVEAIGGQQLDFFDVSYRVLRTETISAIYERFVAIEDGNDKADDGVFYTPPHLADHVLDLMEEAAPLTVTSRIIDPAAGSGVFLVGAFRRIMERATPEGGWSQEHIYRAHDLLTRCIFGAEKQAQATNVCRFSLYLTLLDYVGNAQIENLVAAAGDVKFLPDLTKNILCTNAFDLTPDLLAVDRKRYTHVIGNPPWSQKGGQKDRANVRINQREEAATAHFSEGLDTDEEPVAQGRMSDLFVWLAKKHLAEHDGVIALVLPTRSLVGLKSGRFAHAVARAMTPVFIGNLSHLRRKLFDGAQAPAMIAVLRNRPPERTDRVAIYRPLLTSLPLGKKRDIWALFLAQADMQYVRAEDLQSGPSGWYEQTMLRALDRRMRGALVTWTRARSRTFGDFLTRSRLAMTRGASPTNSGVSRRPNGADKDVKLMPITPYALEQANPDYRARFSGNVILVPRSMAEAFYLRDPHAYSSSFNAILPEAQQRAGRYDPETDVGLTLRDKVVNALIQYLNAPILRYFAALYGSGQLADSARFEREELLSVPCPYSSVDDPVFLALAARSDVDDAILDAMNAGDEFRRAYRDFRDFRRQFGNARIPKTSYMTAKTSEVEDYLERVKAEVASALPRGTPMQIKSSKTPGHDAPDAIHILLDGGDPIPRTPPKSLFLGTSVIETYLDDEQIVIWKSTGRHAWTIEQAVADAQVVIRRISAVPVELR
- a CDS encoding GSU2403 family nucleotidyltransferase fold protein — encoded protein: MQICDLHTVPSAMPRPLSLAQHTLYADLLEQGIGDLFDTDFAENGSILMRPGRMGGPAQHAYYQGYRRVFGGRDRGQRYARYLGRADDPAVASRIARFSRVKAVRAERATTVRALIEAGMPRPDRMTGQLVEALARAGLFPDAAVLLGAAAYQTYGGILGVRLSTALSKPVGDAETRSIQVALRAVDQTAKIHAALCGVDPSFAPWTCSADPTRTTCFQNADRVRVDVSTVNAEPILFKAAVSAVVLFGPGIPVTVPAPECWLIRTLIGQGQRTIATGDTNRALARAAELVKAVSIAGRSHLLAKGLREACRAELQNEIQHLPAAARTILEGCFQIRQVGRTL
- a CDS encoding DUF262 domain-containing protein, whose protein sequence is MSYVSSTISRVLDQINRSYFLPAIQRPYVWQPDQIIALFDSLLKGYPISSFLFWEIRPERRADWEIYKFADNFRQGSTHNELAEPDGRDVMLVLDGQQRLTSLFIGLRGTYAVRARYARRNNPDAWSRQRLYIDLLKDPAVEEEEIDGEDLGVTYGLRFFEQDPINDAAHHWMKVGRILDCTSDDAFDHLREAIVDTLPDTTTRAQQRIAERTLDRLYRTVWKDGVIAYYTEKDQSYDRVLDIFIRANDGGTKLSKSDLLLSMITAQWEGVSARQEIYAFVDHLNDGLTARNRLDKDFVMKSCLVLCDLDPRYKIGNFTNANLERIEANWRAIKASLEATLRLVNRFGIDAETLTSLNALLPIAYYLHRIGGGSLDGSTPFEAANAKRIQRWLLGSLLNGVFGGSSDRTIGIARATLQTALETGRDFPERALVEVLVGRGRAAAFDEGNIEGVLGSSYGKRTCFLALSLLYDAHAWGAMPHHIDHIIPRSLADRRALAAQNIPAPEIDRILASVNRLGNLQLLLARENLEKSNMPFDRWLQTRDADFRSRHLIPNDPALWSVRALPEFVAAREELIRQRLRQIDVDPVGDTPQAQAATI